The DNA region TTGATTGCCTATCAGACGGCCTACCTAAAGGCTCATTATCCGGTAGAATTCATGGCGGCGTTGCTGAGCAGCGAAATGGGGAACCCGGATAAAATATTGCGTTACCTCAGCGAATGCCGCGATAAGCGGATTGAAGTTCTTCCCCCTGATGTCAACGAGAGTCAGCAGGATTTTACGGTTGTAGGGGGAAAGATTCGTTTCGGTTTGGCCGCAGTCAAGAATGTGGGACAGGCCGCCACTCAATCCATTTTGTTGGCCCGAGAAGAGAAGGAGAATTTTGGGTCGTTTCCCGATTTTTGCCTCAAAGTGGATTTGCGGAAGGTAAACAAGCGGGTCATCGAGAGCCTGATTAAATGCGGAGCCTTTGACAGCATCGGACCTTCTCGGGCCCAACTCCTTGCCGGGCTGGAGGAAGCCATGGAGTGGTCCCAGGGATTGGAACGAGAGCGGAGCAACCCTCAGATCGTTCTCTTCGGAGGTATTCAGTCGGGTAGAGGAAAAGCCGAACCCCGTTTCCCCGTTGTGCCGGAATGGCCCGAGAGCCAGCGGCTGGCTTTTGAAAAAGAAACTCTGGGTTTTTACCTCACCGGCCACCCCTTGACCCGGTACGCCGAAGCCCTGCAGCGTTTAACCACTACCAACACCCAACAAATTCGGGAAATCGCTGACGGGCAGGAGATCGTCATCGGGGGTGTGGTCAATGCTTTAAAGGAGATTACGACCAAAAAAGGCGATCGCATGGCCTTCGTAACCCTGGAGGATTTGAACGGGGTGGTGGAAGTGATTATTTTTGCGGAATTATACAAAAATTCCTCATTGCTGCTGAAGGGCGAAGAACCCGTCTTCATCAAGGGGAGAGTCGATGCGGGGGAAGAGAATGTCAAAATCATCGCCAATGAAATCCTGCCTTTTGAACAAGCGGTAAGTAAGTTAACGACCACGGTTCATTTACGCGTTCGCTCAGAGGGCTTGAGCCGGGATGACCTTGTGGCCATCAAAGAAATCTTTGAGGATTGCCGCGGCAATTGCCCCGCTTATTTACACTTGCTCCTCCCGGAAAGGCGGGAGGCGGTGATCGTTCTGGGGGATGAATGGAAGCTGACCTCTTCGGATCAACTGATCCAGCGAATGCGCGATTTGCTGGGTTATGAAGCGGTAAGTTTTCAAGCGTAATTGCGCTAAGCGTTAATAGAGTTATAGCGTTTATGGCGATAGCGAGTTACAGCATTTAAGGCGTGAGTGGATTTATTTGCTTTGGTTATTAACTCTTTTTCAGAGATCCCATAAACGCAAGTAACGCGACAAACGCAAGTAACCCAAGGAACGCGGGAATATGGCCATTTATTATTTAGATTTTGAGAAACCAATCGCCGAGATCGATAAAAAAATCAAAGAACTACGTGCCTTCTCCTATCATCCCGACGGAAAGGTCACCGAAGAAATTGCCCACCTGGAAAAACGCCTCCAGAAGGTATTGAGTAAAATTTATGCCAACCTCACCCGCTGGCAAAAAACCCAACTTTCCCGGCATTTCAACCGGCCTACTTGCTTGGATTACATTGAACGTCTCTTCACGGATTTTATGGAACTCCACGGGGACCGCAAGTTTAGCGACGATCCCGCCATAGTCGGGGGACTGGCCCATTTCCAGGATGAATCGGTCATGGTCATTGGCCACCAGAGGGGACGCACAGTAAACGAGAAAGTGGCCCGGAATTTCGGGATGCCCCACCCCGAGGGTTACCGGAAATCCTGGCGCTTGATGAAAATGGCTGAACAGTTCGAGAAACCCTTAATTACCATGATCGATACCCCAGGGGCCTATCCCGGACAGGGAGCCGAAGAAAGAGGGCAGGCTGAGGCCATCGCGGAGAACTTACAGGCCATGGCCACCCTCAAGGTACCCATCCTATCCGTGGTTATCGGGGAAGGAGGCAGTGGGGGAGCCTTGGCCCTGGGAGTGGGGGATCGTATCCTCATGCTGGAAAACGCCACCTATTCGGTCATCTCACCAGAAGGTTGTGCCGCTATCCTATGGAAGAGCGAAACGGAAAAAGAGAGAGCTGCGGAGGCTTTGAAAGGGACTGCTACCGACCTTCGGGAACTGGGGGTGATTGACGAAATTGTCCCTGAACCTTTGGGGGGTGCCCACCGGGATGTTGAAGCCGCGGCAAAAATTCTTTCGGCAATCCTGATTCGCCATTTAAAGGCCCTAAAGGAGATTCCCGTCGGAGAGCTGGTAGAGAAAAGATACGAGAAATACCGCCGTATGGGGCAGACCTCTAAGGGATAAAAAATTTTAGCATGGATTTAAGGTCTGACGGCAAAATCCGGGGATATCAAGAGCGAAATTACCGTAACCTTCTCCTGGACCAAGGGTTAATTTCTTTTCAGGTAAAAGTAAAGGAAACGGACCTTTATATTCGAGCCGCCCAAGACCTCCAGCAATCGGCCTTCCAGTCTATCCTTCGCTACCGCTACCAGCTCGAAAAATATATATCCCAACATCCGGAGTTTTTCCGATCCATGGTTCCCCTGGCGGCTGATGAATTTGCTCCACCCATCGTCAAGGAAATGATCCGGGCGGCGCAACTGGCTGGAGTAGGGCCCATGGCGGCTGTGGCCGGGGCAATGGCTGAGTCTGTGGGCCAAGACCTTCTGCAGGAATCACCGGAAGTGATTGTAGAGAACGGCGGGGATATTTTTCTTCTTTCGGCCAAAGAATCAAGAGTGGGCATTTTTGCGAACACTTCTCCGTTAAGCTTTCGGGTAGGCCTCCGTATTCCCGCGGTAAGCCACGGGTGGGGAGTTTGCACCTCTTCGGGTACAGTTGGCCCTTCCCTTAGCTTGGGTCGGGCGGATGCGGTCTGCGTCCTTTCGCCTTCGGCGGCACTGGCCGATGCAGCAGCTACGGCCGTGGGAAACCTTGTTGGCTCTCCGTCAGACCTGCCCCGCGGATTGGAAAAAGCAAAGACTATCCCAGGTCTAACCGGAACGGTGATCATCATTGGAGATAGGCTAGGCGCCTGGGGGGATATTGAATTGATTGAAATATAAATGCGGAGTGCGGAATGTGGAATGAGGAGTTGCCAGATCAAGTCTCTCTGACGCTCTCGCGCCTTGCGCTCTCACGGTGAATTTATATTTTTAATGCGGGGAAATTGACTTGTGTTGGAAAAAAAAAGATTATAATATAGACCGTTGGCCAAGAGGAGACCGATTAAGTTATGAAAATCGGGGTCATCTCAGATACGCATCTAATGCAGCCTATTCAGATGCTTGAGGAGCTTATCGCCGGCCCTTTCAAAGAGACAGAAATGATCCTGCATGCCGGGGATATTACTGAACTCGTGGTCCTGGAGTCCTTTGGCGAAAAAGAAATCCTGGCGGTTTGCGGCAATATGGATTCTCCGGCCGTGCGGATAAAGTTACCTGCCCAACGCACTTTCCCTGCCGGAAAGTTCCAAATCGGACTGATCCATGGCTGGGGGAGACCGCAAGGTATTGAAGAGCGGATCCGAAGAGAGTTTGGCCAACTGGATTGCATTGTGTTCGGCCACACCCACACTCCTTCTCAAACCCGACGGGAAGGGGTTTTGTTCTTCAACCCCGGAGCATTTGCGACCGGCCTTTACGCCCCCAAGAAAAGCGTTGGTTTACTGGATGTGGGGGAGACAATCTCGGGGCAGGTTATTTACTTATGAAATACGAGGAAAAGGAGTCAGCGAATATGGAGCATCTTTGGGCCCCATGGCGCATGGATTATATTCTATCCAACCGCAAGGGGCGAAAATGTATTTTTTGTCCAGTCGGCAAACAAGCGGATGAAAAAAGGCTCATTATCCACCGAACATCCCTCTCTTTAGTCATGCTCAACCAGTATCCTTATTCCTATGCCCATCTCATGATTGCCCCCGTCCGTCACGTCCACGACGTTAGTAAACTAAAAGCGGAAGAGATGAAGGATATTCTCTATAATTTGGGACAGTCCATCAGCATTCTAAAAAAAGCTTTTTG from Deltaproteobacteria bacterium includes:
- a CDS encoding acetyl-CoA carboxylase carboxyltransferase subunit alpha translates to MAIYYLDFEKPIAEIDKKIKELRAFSYHPDGKVTEEIAHLEKRLQKVLSKIYANLTRWQKTQLSRHFNRPTCLDYIERLFTDFMELHGDRKFSDDPAIVGGLAHFQDESVMVIGHQRGRTVNEKVARNFGMPHPEGYRKSWRLMKMAEQFEKPLITMIDTPGAYPGQGAEERGQAEAIAENLQAMATLKVPILSVVIGEGGSGGALALGVGDRILMLENATYSVISPEGCAAILWKSETEKERAAEALKGTATDLRELGVIDEIVPEPLGGAHRDVEAAAKILSAILIRHLKALKEIPVGELVEKRYEKYRRMGQTSKG
- a CDS encoding UPF0280 family protein: MDLRSDGKIRGYQERNYRNLLLDQGLISFQVKVKETDLYIRAAQDLQQSAFQSILRYRYQLEKYISQHPEFFRSMVPLAADEFAPPIVKEMIRAAQLAGVGPMAAVAGAMAESVGQDLLQESPEVIVENGGDIFLLSAKESRVGIFANTSPLSFRVGLRIPAVSHGWGVCTSSGTVGPSLSLGRADAVCVLSPSAALADAAATAVGNLVGSPSDLPRGLEKAKTIPGLTGTVIIIGDRLGAWGDIELIEI
- a CDS encoding metallophosphoesterase family protein, which gives rise to MKIGVISDTHLMQPIQMLEELIAGPFKETEMILHAGDITELVVLESFGEKEILAVCGNMDSPAVRIKLPAQRTFPAGKFQIGLIHGWGRPQGIEERIRREFGQLDCIVFGHTHTPSQTRREGVLFFNPGAFATGLYAPKKSVGLLDVGETISGQVIYL
- a CDS encoding HIT domain-containing protein, with product MEHLWAPWRMDYILSNRKGRKCIFCPVGKQADEKRLIIHRTSLSLVMLNQYPYSYAHLMIAPVRHVHDVSKLKAEEMKDILYNLGQSISILKKAFCPTGFNVGMNLGRVGGAGILYHLHFHVIPRWKGDMNFMPMLAEVRVIPEHLKQTYNKLRLYFKKLEN